In the Emys orbicularis isolate rEmyOrb1 chromosome 3, rEmyOrb1.hap1, whole genome shotgun sequence genome, one interval contains:
- the KLHL31 gene encoding kelch-like protein 31 produces MAPKKKNVKKNKGDINEMTIIVEDGPLSKLNGLNGFLDGGNGFSCISAEVSDSSYSPNLLEGLSRMRQENFLCDLIIGTKTKSFNVHKVVMASCSDYFHNILKKDPSTQRVDLNDVSPLGLATVITYAYTGKLTLSLYTIGSIISTAVYLQIHTLVKMCSDFLMQEINVENCMYIANIAETYGLKNTKEAAQKFIRDNFMEFSETDQFLKLTFDQINELLADDDLQLPSEIAAFQIAIKWLEFDQKRAKYAADLLGNIRFGTISAQDLVNYVQTVPRMMQDTDCHRLLVDAMNYHLLPYNQNTLQSRRTRIRGGFRVLVTVGGRPALTEKSLSRDILYRDPDNGWKKLTEMPAKSFNQCVTVMDGFLYVAGGEDQNDARNQAKHAVSNFCRYDPRFNTWIHLANMNQKRTHFSLNVFNGLLFAVGGRNSEGCLSSVECYVPAVNQWQMKAPLEVARCCHASAVIDGRILVTGGYINNAYSRSVCMYDPSNDSWQDKSTLSTPRGWHCAVSLGERVYIMGGSQLGGRGERIDVLPVECYNPYAGQWSYAAPLPTGVSTAGASTLNGKIYLVGGWNEIEKKYKKCIQCYNPDLNEWTEEDELPEATVGVSCCTIAMPNNKTRESRASSVSSVPVSI; encoded by the exons ATGGCGCCTAAAAAGAAGAATGTCAAAAAGAACAAAGGCGATATCAATGAGATGACTATAATTGTGGAGGATGGCCCCCTAAGTAAACTAAATGGCTTGAATGGCTTCTTAGACGGAGGGAATGGCTTCAGCTGCATCTCAGCTGAGGTTTCTGATTCTTCTTATAGCCCAAATCTCTTGGAAGGGCTAAGCAGAATGAGGCAGGAAAATTTTCTTTGTGACTTGATTATTGGTACCAAAACCAAATCCTTCAATGTTCACAAGGTGGTGATGGCTTCATGCAGCGACTACTTTCATAACATCTTAAAGAAAGATCCATCTACTCAAAGAGTGGATCTCAATGATGTATCCCCATTGGGCCTAGCCACTGTTATCACCTATGCTTACACTGGAAAGCTAACTCTTTCACTCTACACAATAGGTAGTATCATTTCCACAGCAGTCTATCTTCAGATTCACACCCTTGTAAAGATGTGCTCTGATTTTTTGATGCAAGAAATCAATGTGGAGAACTGCATGTATATTGCCAATATTGCAGAGACATATGGACTAAAAAACACCAAGGAAGCAGCACAGAAATTTATTAGAGACAACTTCATGGAGTTTTCAGAAACAGATCAGTTCTTAAAACTTACTTTTGATCAAATCAATGAACTCCTTGCAGATGACGACTTGCAGTTGCCTTCTGAAATTGCTGCATTCCAGATAGCAATAAAATGGCTAGAATTTGACCAAAAAAGAGCAAAGTATGCTGCAGATCTCTTGGGCAACATTCGTTTTGGTACAATCTCTGCTCAAGACTTGGTCAATTATGTTCAAACTGTACCAAGAATGATGCAAGACACAGACTGCCATCGACTTCTAGTGGATGCCATGAACTACCATTTGCTTCCATATAATCAAAATACACTGCAGTCTAGAAGAACAAGGATTCGTGGAGGTTTCAGAGTCCTAGTTACTGTTGGGGGACGCCCTGCATTAACAGAAAAGTCCCTTAGCAGAGACATCTTATACAGAGATCCTGATAATGGATGGAAGAAACTTACTGAAATGCCTGCTAAAAGTTTTAATCAGTGTGTGACTGTGATGGATGGATTTCTCTATGTGGCTGGTGGTGAAGACCAGAATGATGCCAGGAACCAGGCCAAGCATGCTGTCAGCAATTTCTGCAG ATATGATCCTCGTTTCAACACATGGATTCACCTGGCCAACATGAATCAGAAGCGCACCCATTTTAGCCTGAATGTATTCAATGGCCTCCTTTTTGCAGTGGGTGGTCGCAACTCTGAAGGGTGTCTATCCTCAGTTGAATGCTATGTGCCTGCAGTTAACCAGTGGCAAATGAAGGCACCACTGGAGGTAGCAAGGTGCTGTCATGCCAGTGCAGTCATAGATGGTAGAATCCTGGTCACAGGAGGTTACATAAATAATGCTTACTCCcgctctgtgtgtatgtatgacCCCAGCAATGATAGCTGGCAGGATAAGTCCACCCTTAGCACTCCAAGAGGATGGCACTGTGCTGTTTCCCTTGGGGAGAGGGTCTATATCATGGGTGGGTCTCAACTGGGGGGTCGGGGTGAAAGGATTGATGTCCTCCCTGTTGAGTGCTACAATCCTTATGCTggccagtggagctatgctgctcCCCTGCCAACTGGAGTGAGCACTGCAGGTGCTTCCACTCTTAATGGGAAAATTTACTTGGTGGGTGGCTGGAATGAAATAGAAAAGAAATATAAGAAGTGCATTCAGTGCTATAATCCGGATCTTAATGAATGGACTGAGGAAGATGAGTTGCCTGAAGCCACAGTAGGAGTATCTTGTTGTACCATTGCCATGCCCAATAACAAAACCAGGGAATCTAGGGCTAGCTCAGTATCTTCTGTGCCAGTCAGTATTTAA